A window of Iodobacter fluviatilis contains these coding sequences:
- a CDS encoding LysR substrate-binding domain-containing protein: MKLTLQQLKSFAAIARYGNLGTAANELCLSKGAISQSLQELERQLATPLFDRIHPRLQLNAEGKLLQPVAEELLARMMDIETMFASDNEPVGQLRLGATQTIGNYLLPILLARTEQTTTPRISIANTHILSHALAHFELDLALIEGENHHPDLIADPWLQDEMCIVAAPAHPFVKQAKLAISALSGETWVLREPMSGNREQFEQLIQPQLSTSRIGLELNTLEAVMLAVEQGLGISFISRLAAQDRINNGRLVCLAMQQRFPRQLYLAWHKQKYHSTALRRFIQFCRDQAGVIC, from the coding sequence ATGAAGCTCACTCTGCAACAGCTAAAATCCTTCGCTGCCATTGCCCGCTATGGCAATCTTGGCACGGCAGCCAATGAGCTGTGCCTGAGCAAGGGCGCCATTTCTCAGTCTTTGCAAGAGTTAGAGCGCCAGCTGGCCACACCGTTGTTTGATCGGATACATCCGCGCCTGCAATTAAACGCAGAAGGTAAATTATTACAGCCCGTGGCCGAAGAATTGCTCGCCCGGATGATGGATATTGAAACGATGTTTGCCAGCGATAACGAACCGGTCGGCCAGCTGCGCCTTGGGGCTACCCAAACCATAGGCAACTATCTGCTACCTATTTTGCTGGCACGCACCGAACAAACCACCACACCACGCATATCCATCGCCAATACCCATATCCTGAGCCATGCGCTTGCGCATTTTGAGCTGGATCTCGCCTTGATCGAAGGTGAAAACCATCACCCAGATTTAATCGCCGATCCATGGCTGCAGGATGAAATGTGCATTGTGGCGGCCCCCGCTCATCCATTTGTCAAACAGGCCAAACTGGCTATCTCTGCATTAAGCGGCGAAACATGGGTGCTTCGTGAACCCATGTCAGGTAATCGGGAACAATTTGAGCAACTGATACAGCCACAGCTCAGCACCAGCCGAATCGGATTGGAACTAAATACCCTAGAGGCCGTCATGTTAGCTGTGGAACAGGGGCTGGGCATCAGCTTTATATCCAGGCTGGCAGCACAAGACCGTATCAATAATGGGCGATTAGTTTGCCTCGCCATGCAGCAGCGCTTCCCACGCCAGCTTTACCTTGCATGGCATAAACAAAAATATCACTCCACCGCTTTGCGCAGGTTTATTCAGTTTTGCAGAGATCAGGCAGGGGTGATTTGCTAA